One segment of Castanea sativa cultivar Marrone di Chiusa Pesio chromosome 3, ASM4071231v1 DNA contains the following:
- the LOC142626779 gene encoding protein RTF1 homolog has protein sequence MADLENLLLEAAGRTSAAGRNRKQLPPSRKRHEGSYSDGGSDSRDEDSDDEHNYARRKPSRSQVPLKKRFDLSERDNEHESHEERNHDSGFDHEGNISDESDVGSDLYKDDDDRQRLAEMTELEREMILSERASKKNDKVLKEKLRSKGNSVTSALSRKGTPPLPSAGRVRASARSAERTAAKHDALSELRAKRLKQRDSEAHHKSKDASRGSSGSQGISPIKQRALIAANSSSSSQSESVSRSDSEDEESTGEGFVDSDEDGNMPGSEVPTFEDIKEITIRRSNLAKWFMEPFFEELIVGCFVRIGIGRSNVESIYRLCLVQGVDATCPDQQYKLEGKITHKYLNCVWGSDSSAARWQMAMVSDSAPREEEFKQWVREMERSGCRMPRKQAVLEKRESIQKPYTYVYSAATVKKMLQEKKSTASRPLNIAVEKDRLRRQLEVAVSKHDEVEVERIKTKLQELEATRQPLEKDAKAIRLSEMNRKNRFENFKNASTMKSVNTSLKAGEDGYDPFSRRWTRSRNYYDPKPGEDNKDKAANNGTTSADKNGSGSKVTAEAGMEATEAALEAAAGAGKLVDTSAPVDHGTVSNIMHNFELPISLAALQSFGGPQGAQRGFLARKQKIEATVGYRVPENDGKRHALTLTISDYKRRRGLLECDDQR, from the coding sequence ATGGCAGACTTGGAAAATTTGCTACTGGAGGCAGCAGGAAGAACCAGTGCAGCCGGAAGAAACCGGAAACAACTTCCACCATCTAGAAAGCGTCATGAGGGTTCATATTCTGATGGTGGAAGTGACTCTAGGGATGAAGACTCAGATGATGAACATAATTATGCACGCAGGAAGCCCTCTAGGTCTCAagttccattgaagaagaggTTTGACCTTTCTGAAAGAGACAATGAACATGAAAGCCATGAAGAAAGGAATCATGATAGTGGTTTTGACCATGAGGGCAACATCAGTGATGAATCTGATGTAGGCAGTGATCTTTACAAGGATGACGATGACCGGCAAAGGCTTGCAGAGATGACTGAACTTGAAAGAGAGATGATCTTGTCAGAACGAgcatctaaaaaaaatgataaggtCTTGAAGGAGAAGTTGAGATCAAAGGGAAACAGTGTGACTTCAGCCCTATCTAGAAAAGGGACTCCACCTCTTCCTTCAGCTGGCAGAGTCCGTGCATCTGCTAGGTCTGCTGAGAGGACAGCTGCCAAACATGATGCACTGAGTGAGTTGCGAGCAAAACGGTTGAAACAACGGGACTCAGAGGCTCATCATAAATCAAAGGATGCATCAAGAGGAAGTTCAGGTAGTCAGGGTATTTCACCTATCAAACAGAGAGCCTTGATTGCAGCAAATTCCAGCAGTTCCAGCCAGAGTGAGAGTGTTAGTAGATCTGACAGTGAAGATGAAGAATCTACCGGGGAAGGCTTTGTTGACAGTGATGAGGATGGGAACATGCCTGGTTCTGAGGTTCCAACATTTGAGGATATAAAGGAAATTACCATTCGGAGGTCAAATCTTGCAAAATGGTTTATGGAACCATTCTTTGAGGAATTAATCGTAGGTTGTTTTGTAAGGATTGGAATTGGAAGGTCAAATGTTGAGTCTATTTACAGGCTCTGCTTGGTCCAGGGTGTTGATGCCACATGCCCTGACCAACAATACAAACTAGAGGGCAAAATCACTCATAAGTATCTGAATTGTGTTTGGGGCAGTGATAGCTCTGCTGCTAGGTGGCAGATGGCTATGGTTTCGGATTCAGCACCACGTGAGGAGGAGTTTAAACAATGGGTTAGGGAGATGGAGCGAAGTGGTTGTAGGATGCCAAGAAAACAGGCTGTGTTGGAAAAGAGGGAGAGCATTcaaaaaccctacacatatgTTTACTCAGCTGCCACAGTGAAGAAAATGTTGCAGGAGAAGAAAAGCACCGCATCACGGCCACTAAACATTGCAGTTGAGAAGGACCGCTTGAGGAGGCAGTTGGAAGTAGCGGTAAGTAAGCATGATGAGGTGGAGGTGGAGAGGATCAAGACTAAGCTGCAGGAATTGGAAGCAACCCGGCAGCCCCTGGAGAAAGATGCTAAGGCTATTAGGCTATCTGAAATGAACAGAAAGAACAGGTTTGAGAATTTCAAAAATGCATCGACAATGAAATCGGTAAATACAAGTTTAAAAGCTGGGGAGGACGGGTATGATCCCTTTTCAAGGAGATGGACAAGGTCGAGGAATTACTACGATCCCAAGCCTGGTGAAGACAATAAGGATAAAGCAGCAAACAATGGTACTACTAGTGCTGACAAAAATGGGTCAGGATCAAAGGTAACGGCAGAGGCTGGCATGGAAGCTACAGAAGCAGCCTTAGAAGCTGCAGCTGGTGCAGGGAAATTGGTTGACACTAGTGCTCCTGTGGATCATGGAACAGTGTCAAATATAATGCACAATTTTGAGCTGCCTATCTCATTGGCTGCTCTTCAGAGTTTTGGTGGACCCCAGGGTGCTCAACGTGGATTCTTGGctaggaaacaaaaaatagaggcTACTGTTGGATACCGAGTCCCAGAGAATGATGGAAAGAGACATGCTCTGACATTAACCATTAGTGACTACAAGAGAAGGAGAGGGCTGCTTGAATGTGATGATCAAAGATGA
- the LOC142629370 gene encoding alkaline/neutral invertase A, mitochondrial-like gives MNTIRFLIKPAMKPTSKILVSCRNSQFFNPNSQTQAHPFRVLVSPRFIHNTHMAFRFPSSGFYQSKPIGGFSNGRGSYIVSRVLSTSVETRVNENSFERIYVQGNNGGMNVKPLVVERIDKDENLVGEEGSRIEVEGGVGDVNLRNLEGLIEPKVVVEESEVEKEAWRLLREAVVYYCGSPVGTVAANDPGDKQPLNYDQVFIRDFVPSALAFLLKGEGEIVRNFLLHTLQLQSWEKTVDCYSPGQGLMPASFKVRTVPLDENKYEEVLDPDFGESAIGRVAPVDSGLWWIILLRAYGKLTGDYALQERVDVQTGLKMILNLCLTDGFDMFPSLLVTDGSCMIDRRMGIHGHPLEIQALFYSALRCSREMLTVNDGSKNLVRAINNRLSALSFHIREYYWVDMKKINEIYRYKTEEYSMDATNKFNIYPEQIPSWLMDWIPEEGGYMMGNLQPAHMDFRFFTLGNLWSIVSSLGTPRQNTAMLNLIEAKWDDLVGHMPLKICYPAFEFEEWRIITGSDPKNTPWSYHNGGSWPTLLWQFTLACMKMGRFELAQKAVDLAEKRLPVDHWPEYYDTQTGRFIGKQARHFQTWTVAGFLASKLLLQNPEMASMLFWEEDYELLEICVCALNKSGRKKCSRFAAKSQILV, from the exons ATGAACACAATCAGATTCCTTATCAAACCAGCCATGAAACCCACTTCCAAAATCCTCGTCTCATGTCGAAACTCACAGTTTTTCAATCCAAACTCGCAGACCCAAGCACACCCTTTTCGTGTTTTGGTCTCTCCTCGCTTTATTCACAATACCCACATGGCTTTTCGATTCCCAAGCTCAGGTTTTTACCAATCTAAGCCTATTGGTGGGTTTTCCAATGGTAGGGGTAGCTATATTGTTTCTAGGGTGCTCTCCACTTCTGTGGAGACCCGTGTGAATGAGAACAGCTTTGAGAGAATCTATGTGCAAGGTAACAACGGTGGCATGAATGTGAAGCCATTGGTGGTAGAGAGAATTGACAAAGATGAGAATTTGGTAGGGGAAGAAGGCTCTAGGATAGAGGTTGAAGGTGGTGTTGGTGATGTGAATTTAAGGAATTTGGAGGGTTTGATTGAACCCAaggtggtggtggaggagagTGAGGTGGAGAAAGAAGCATGGAGGTTGTTGAGAGAGGCTGTTGTGTATTATTGCGGGAGCCCTGTGGGGACGGTGGCGGCGAATGACCCCGGGGATAAGCAACCATTGAATTATGATCAGGTGTTTATCAGGGATTTCGTCCCCTCCGCACTTGCATTCTTGCTTAAAGGAgaaggagagattgttaggaacTTTCTCCTTCATACCTTGCAATTGCAG AGTTGGGAGAAAACAGTGGACTGCTACAGTCCAGGGCAGGGCTTGATGCCTGCAAGCTTTAAAGTTAGAACTGTGCCTCTCGATGAAAATAAGTATGAAGAAGTTCTAGATCCAGATTTTGGTGAATCAGCTATTGGTCGTGTTGCACCTGTGGATTCTG GGTTGTGGTGGATTATCCTATTGAGGGCTTATGGAAAACTCACTGGTGACTATGCATTACAAGAAAGGGTGGATGTTCAGACTGGCTTAAAAATGATACTGAACTTGTGTTTAACCGATGGGTTTGATATGTTTCCTTCTTTGTTAGTCACTGATGGGTCCTGCATGATAGACCGGCGGATGGGTATTCATGGTCACCCCCTTGAGATCCAA GCCCTGTTTTACTCAGCTCTTCGCTGCTCCCGTGAAATGCTTACTGTAAATGATGGATCCAAGAATCTGGTGAGAGCCATCAACAATAGGCTCAGTGCACTGTCTTTCCACATCAGAGAATACTATTGGGTGGACATGAAAAAGATAAATGAGATTTACCGATATAAAACGGAGGAATATTCCATGGATGCCACCAACAAATTCAATATCTATCCTGAACAAATTCCTTCTTGGCTGATGGATTGGATTCCAGAGGAAGGCGGGTATATGATGGGTAATCTACAGCCTGCTCACATGGATTTTAGGTTTTTCACGCTTGGAAATCTTTGGTCTATTGTTTCATCTTTGGGCACTCCAAGACAAAATACAGCTATGTTAAATCTCATTGAAGCCAAATGGGATGATCTTGTGGGCCATATGCCACTTAAGATATGCTACCCTGCCTTTGAGTTTGAGGAATGGCGAATAATCACTGGCAGTGACCCTAAGAATAC CCCATGGTCATATCATAATGGTGGATCCTGGCCAACACTCCTATGGCAG TTCACATTGGCATGCATGAAGATGGGCAGATTTGAACTAGCCCAAAAAGCTGTTGATTTGGCTGAGAAGAGGCTTCCAGTTGACCATTGGCCTGAATATTATGATACCCAGACGGGGAGGTTTATTGGAAAGCAAGCCCGACATTTCCAAACATGGACTGTTGCTGGGTTTCTTGCATCTAAATTGCTCTTGCAGAATCCAGAGATGGCTTCCATGTTATTCTGGGAGGAGGATTATGAGCTTCTTGAGATCTGTGTTTGTGCACTTAACAAGAGTGGTCGGAAGAAATGCTCTCGCTTTGCTGCTAAGTCTCAGATACTTGTATAA
- the LOC142627297 gene encoding psbP domain-containing protein 1, chloroplastic isoform X1 — MTTTIILNSLLPPPPPPQTHSPSGLTRHTTSFPLRYSTTISCNVQTTKAFAVPRRNAVALILSSYFFSGVGLHDAAFAQPSVGLREYIDTFDGYSFRYPQNWIPVRGAGADIFFRDPYVLDENISVELSSPSSSRYKSVEDLGPPQEAGERVLKQYLTEFMSTRLGVKRESNILSTSSRVADDGRIYYQVEVNIKSYASNNELAVMPQDRVVSLEWDRRYLSVLGVENNRLYELRLQTPENVFLEEENDLRQVMDSFRVNKVLG; from the exons ATGACCACCACCATTATCTTGAACTcgcttcttcctcctcctcctcctcctcagaCTCACTCACCCTCCGGGTTAACTCGTCACACGACGTCGTTTCCTCTCCGCTACTCAACTACTATTTCTTGCAATGTCCAAACG ACTAAAGCTTTTGCAGTTCCTAGGAGGAATGCAGTGGCCTTGATTTTGTCAAGTTATTTCTTCTCAGGAGTTGGTTTGCATGATGCTGCATTTGCTCAACCATCCGTTGGACTCAGAGAATACATAGATACTTTTGATGGTTATTCATTCAGGTACCCTCAGAACTGGATTCCAGTCCGAGGTGCTGGGGCTGACATATTTTTCAGGGACCCTTATGttcttgatgaaaatatttctGTGGAGTTGTCCTCTCCCTCATCCTCCAGGTACAAGAGTGTTGAAGACTTGGGTCCACCTCAAGAAGCTGGAGAGAGAGTACTTAAGCAGTACTTGACAGAGTTCATGTCTACCAGGCTTGGTGTCAAGCGTGAATCAAATATCCTATCCACATCTTCCAGAGTTGCTGATGATGGGAGAATTTACTATCAAGTTGAG GTAAACATAAAGTCATATGCAAGCAACAATGAGCTGGCTGTTATGCCTCAAGACCGTGTGGTTAGTTTGGAATGGGACCGGCGCTACCTTTCAGTTCTTGGAGTTGAAAACAACCGGCTGTATGAATTGAGACTGCAAACACCTGAAAATGTATTCTTGGAAGAGGAAAATGATCTTCGCCAAGTCATGGATTCCTTTAGGGTAAACAAAGTGCTTGGTTAA
- the LOC142627297 gene encoding psbP domain-containing protein 1, chloroplastic isoform X2 yields the protein MTTTIILNSLLPPPPPPQTHSPSGLTRHTTSFPLRYSTTISCNVQTNISRCNQVGARRLFAFGRYKSVHYQMDETKAFAVPRRNAVALILSSYFFSGVGLHDAAFAQPSVGLREYIDTFDGYSFRYPQNWIPVRGAGADIFFRDPYVLDENISVELSSPSSSRYKSVEDLGPPQEAGERVLKQYLTEFMSTRLGVKRESNILSTSSRVADDGRIYYQVEVNIKSYASNNELAVMPQDRVVSLEWDRRYLSVLGVENNRLYELRLQTPENVFLEEENDLRQVMDSFRVNKVLG from the exons ATGACCACCACCATTATCTTGAACTcgcttcttcctcctcctcctcctcctcagaCTCACTCACCCTCCGGGTTAACTCGTCACACGACGTCGTTTCCTCTCCGCTACTCAACTACTATTTCTTGCAATGTCCAAACG AATATATCACGGTGCAATCAAGTAGGAGCCAGGAGGTTGTTTGCATTTGGCAGGTACAAAAGTGTTCATTATCAAATGGACGAG ACTAAAGCTTTTGCAGTTCCTAGGAGGAATGCAGTGGCCTTGATTTTGTCAAGTTATTTCTTCTCAGGAGTTGGTTTGCATGATGCTGCATTTGCTCAACCATCCGTTGGACTCAGAGAATACATAGATACTTTTGATGGTTATTCATTCAGGTACCCTCAGAACTGGATTCCAGTCCGAGGTGCTGGGGCTGACATATTTTTCAGGGACCCTTATGttcttgatgaaaatatttctGTGGAGTTGTCCTCTCCCTCATCCTCCAGGTACAAGAGTGTTGAAGACTTGGGTCCACCTCAAGAAGCTGGAGAGAGAGTACTTAAGCAGTACTTGACAGAGTTCATGTCTACCAGGCTTGGTGTCAAGCGTGAATCAAATATCCTATCCACATCTTCCAGAGTTGCTGATGATGGGAGAATTTACTATCAAGTTGAG GTAAACATAAAGTCATATGCAAGCAACAATGAGCTGGCTGTTATGCCTCAAGACCGTGTGGTTAGTTTGGAATGGGACCGGCGCTACCTTTCAGTTCTTGGAGTTGAAAACAACCGGCTGTATGAATTGAGACTGCAAACACCTGAAAATGTATTCTTGGAAGAGGAAAATGATCTTCGCCAAGTCATGGATTCCTTTAGGGTAAACAAAGTGCTTGGTTAA
- the LOC142627565 gene encoding protein ROOT PRIMORDIUM DEFECTIVE 1 yields MRTHVVKFIIKHPHQPFMAVRLKTTSSQYVAARARDPVFEKLMDKYKHLVKVIAIQDLILANPKNPCVSLEFLSKLSQKLHLNRGATSFLRKYPHIFHIYYDPSKSQPFCRLTDAAIEISCQEAEAINASLPLVVDRLVRLLSMSSSKMLPLRGIFKVWRELGLPDDFEESVIARNSDLFQLCDAHEPNTHFLKLVDGSCINHFTAAVENWRLLECCKQDCGVDRMEMRYSFKHGYPPCMKLSKSFRAKVKEWQSLPYVGPYEEMREKKKRSKFGMMAMEKRAAAIIHEFLSLTVEKMVEVEKISHFRKWFGIDLNIRDLFLDHPGIFYLSTKGKRHTIFLREAYERGCLIEPNPVYDARRKLLDLVVLGRHGLFNDENKPRDVFSCKEAELQEEDSDQDDDFSAP; encoded by the coding sequence ATGAGAACCCATGTTGTCAAATTCATAATCAAACACCCCCACCAACCTTTTATGGCTGTTCGGTTGAAAACAACATCTTCCCAGTATGTTGCAGCTAGAGCTAGAGACCCTGTGTTTGAGAAACTTATGGACAAATACAAACACCTTGTCAAAGTCATTGCCATTCAAGACCTCATCCTTGCAAACCCAAAGAACCCATGTGTATCCCTTGAATTCCTCTCTAAGCTCTCCCAAAAGCTCCACCTCAACCGCGGTGCTACTTCCTTTCTACGCAAGTATCCTCACATTTTCCACATTTACTACGACCCCAGCAAGTCTCAGCCCTTCTGCAGATTAACTGACGCTGCTATTGAGATTTCTTGCCAAGAAGCAGAGGCTATCAATGCTTCATTGCCACTTGTTGTTGACCGTTTGGTACGGCTTCTGTCAATGTCCTCATCCAAAATGCTGCCCCTTCGTGGCATTTTCAAAGTTTGGAGGGAACTCGGGCTCCCTGATGATTTTGAGGAATCAGTAATTGCTCGAAACTCTGATCTTTTTCAACTTTGTGATGCTCATGAACCCAATACTCATTTTTTGAAACTGGTTGATGGGAGTTGTATCAATCATTTTACGGCAGCAGTGGAGAATTGGAGGCTTTTGGAGTGTTGTAAGCAGGATTGTGGTGTTGATAGGATGGAAATGAGATACAGTTTTAAACATGGGTATCCTCCATGTATGAAACTTAGTAAGAGTTTTAGGGCCAAGGTTAAGGAATGGCAAAGTTTGCCATATGTGGGACCATACGaggagatgagagagaagaagaagaggtcCAAGTTTGGAATGATGGCAATGGAGAAACGGGCTGCTGCAATCATTCATGAATTCTTGAGCTTGACAGTGGAGAAGATGGTGGAAGTAGAGAAGATCAGCCATTTTAGGAAATGGTTTGGGATTGACTTAAATATAAGGGATTTGTTCTTGGATCACCCaggaatattttatttgtccACCAAGGGGAAGAGGCATACCATCTTTCTGAGAGAAGCATATGAGAGGGGATGTTTGATAGAACCAAATCCAGTTTATGATGCTAGAAGAAAGCTTCTTGATCTTGTTGTCTTGGGACGTCATGGTTTGTTTAATGATGAAAATAAGCCAAGGGACGTTTTTAGTTGCAAGGAGGCTGAGTTGCAAGAAGAGGACTCTGACCAAGATGATGACTTTTCAGCACCCTGA